Proteins encoded by one window of Engraulis encrasicolus isolate BLACKSEA-1 chromosome 23, IST_EnEncr_1.0, whole genome shotgun sequence:
- the stox2b gene encoding storkhead-box protein 2 isoform X3, giving the protein MSPISQSQFIPLGEILCLAISAMNAARKAVTQDTLVDHLAACFPGVPTPSPEILRHTLNVLVRERKIYPSPEGYFIVTPQTYFITPSLIRSSSKWYHLDERIPEHLQQQQQQLLQQLQIPQLQQQQHPQVQQLQQQQQQQQPQPLQPVPSPQQCTSPYSGTMTPSSSGCVRERSSHHKSQQHGVGMPVAEAYVMGYREEASASSGGHHHHHHQHQHHSNSSTLQRRAAKEQQQQHRGDPHPSPPTHHSPQALLPPGSTDKSKSTISFPFKPETMVHKHKDSSSSSQGGGGGGVLSGSSEKQSKKFGLKLFRLSFKKDKAKQLATFSAQFPPEEWPLRDEETPTTVPRDVEMEIIRRINPDLTVENLARHTAVMKRLEEEKAQRSKANSSAQQSGRSKRSRSHRKAPQSKPSRSHSKPRASRGNPSEGSNLDLAGDRGGGLSEYRDYRDYRFYSSSLVRSPREAMYSMERNRGKHMVHSNPNIVESHFTTAPEWDVSGELAKRRTEVPFPEPSRASNHHSKVHRSHSHTQERKSRNERSEKAKARSRSMDNSKGPLGGAFLDTPEDFECSPEDGSRYYTDDGTLRASAQAAHFSRGLLSAANVSPDVYVPDMGRAAAAAAMASLESEGFCQPAVQRSKSRDSLTAYNELKSGSPKLSATEESYFQCGTLAEGIHPSGPSSLPHDFAMVDALRMGMHSERQTPILASLHPVDYKDDASKGQAGLSLQVPTTQTLEPLPNGRFSHHPTSESSKGDKMAEAFNQDMLLKPPEYVTEGGYPELGTLCMNATTHAKPATDAIGETGQERFEKPRSVPPSPGRDQAACGTSEPSAAAANASFDYYNVSDDDSEEASRKAAREEKAMEEGGTMQWLLERERERDLQRKFEKNLTFPSGPKESENGSSQKSAHSTRLDSMDSSSVTVDSGFNSPRTRESLASNTSSNVDSNRRQNLALSPRHSSGNPPPYPYRHPPDAPQNTNTRTTERTQKASITSV; this is encoded by the exons ATGTCGCCGATCAGCCAGTCCCAGTTCATTCCGCTGGGGGAGATCCTGTGCCTGGCCATCTCGGCCATGAACGCGGCCCGCAAGGCCGTCACTCAGGACACCCTTGTGGACCACCTGGCGGCATGCTTCCCAG gtgTGCCCACTCCTAGCCCGGAGATCCTGCGGCACACGCTGAACGTGCTGGTGCGCGAGCGCAAGATCTACCCCAGCCCTGAGGGCTACTTCATCGTGACGCCGCAGACCTACTTCATCACGCCCTCGCTCATCCGCAGCAGCAGCAAGTGGTACCACCTGGACGAGCGGATCCCCGAGcacttgcagcagcagcagcagcagctcctgcAGCAGCTGCAGATCCCCCagctgcagcaacagcagcatccgCAGGTGCAACagctgcaacaacaacagcagcagcagcagcctcagccGCTGCAGCCGGTGCCGTCGCCGCAGCAGTGCACGTCGCCGTACTCGGGCACCATGACGCCCTCGTCCTCGGGCTGCGTGCGGGAGCGCTCCTCGCACCACAAGAGCCAGCAGCACGGCGTGGGCATGCCCGTGGCTGAGGCCTACGTGATGGGCTACCGGGAAGAGGCGTCTGCGTCGTCCGGAgggcaccatcaccaccaccaccagcatcagcaccactcCAACTCCTCTACACTGCAGCGGCGGGCAGccaaggagcagcagcagcagcaccgtgGGGATCcgcacccctcaccccccacgcACCACTCGCCCCAGGCCCTGCTGCCGCCCGGCTCCACCGACAAGAGCAAGAGCACCATCAGCTTCCCCTTCAAGCCCGAGACCATGGTGCACAAACAcaaggacagcagcagcagcagccagggtgGCGGAG GTGGAGGGGTGCTCAGCGGCAGCAGTGAGAAGCAGTCCAAGAAGTTTGGGCTGAAGCTGTTCCGGCTAAGCTTCAAGAAGGACAAGGCCAAGCAGCTGGCGACCTTCTCGGCCCAGTTCCCGCCAGAGGAGTGGCCCCTGAGGGACGAGGAGACGCCCACCACGGTGCCGCGCGATGTGGAGATGGAGATCATACGCCGCATCAACCCCGACCTGACGGTGGAGAACCTGGCGCGTCACACCGCCGTCATGAAG cgtctggaggaggagaaggcacaGCGCAGCAAGGCCAACTCCTCAGCGCAACAGAGTGGCCGCAGCAAGCGCAGCCGGAGCCACCGGAAGGCGCCGCAGAGCAAGCCCTCGCGCTCCCACAGCAAGCCGCGGGCGTCCCGGGGCAACCCGTCCGAGGGCTCCAACCTGGACCTGGCCGGCGACCGAGGAGGAGGCCTGAGCGAGTATCGGGACTACCGGGACTATCGCTTCTACAGCTCGTCGCTGGTGCGCTCACCTCGCGAGGCCATGTACTCCATGGAGCGCAACCGGGGCAAACACATGGTCCACAGCAACCCCAACATTGTGGAGTCACACTTCACTACGGCGCCCGAGTGGGACGTCTCGGGTGAGCTGGCCAAGCGGCGGACTGAGGTGCCCTTCCCCGAGCCCTCGCGGGCATCCAACCACCACTCCAAGGTGCACCGCAGCCACAGCCACACGCAGGAGCGCAAGTCGCGCAACGAACGCTCAGAGAAGGCCAAGGCCCGCTCCCGCTCCATGGATAACTCCAAGGGCCCACTGGGGGGGGCCTTTCTGGACACGCCGGAGGACTTTGAGTGCAGCCCCGAGGACGGAAGTCGTTACTACACTGACGATGGGACGCTACGGGCCTCGGCCCAGGCCGCCCACTTCTCCCGGGGCCTGCTCTCTGCTGCTAACGTGAGCCCGGACGTGTATGTGCCTGACATGGGGAGGGCAGCGGCGGCTGCGGCAATGGCGTCTTTGGAGAGCGAGGGCTTCTGCCAGCCCGCCGTGCAGCGGAGCAAGAGCCGCGACAGCCTGACGGCCTACAATGAGCTAAAGAGCGGTTCGCCAAAGTTGTCGGCCACCGAGGAGAGCTACTTCCAGTGTGGCACGCTGGCCGAGGGCATCCATCCTTCGGGACCCTCCTCCCTGCCGCATGACTTTGCCATGGTGGACGCCCTGCGCATGGGCATGCACTCGGAGCGCCAGACGCCCATTCTCGCCTCCCTCCATCCTGTGGATTACAAAGACGATGCCTCAAAGGGACAGGCTGGACTGTCCCTACAGGTGCCTACCACTCAGACCCTCGAGCCCTTACCCAATGGACGTTTCTCGCACCACCCCACCTCAGAATCCAGCAAGGGAGATAAAATGGCAGAGGCCTTTAACCAGGACATGCTGCTCAAGCCGCCCGAGTATGTAACAGAAGGCGGCTACCCTGAGCTTGGCACGCTTTGCATGAACGCCACCACACACGCCAAGCCGGCCACCGACGCCATTGGCGAGACGGGCCAAGAGCGGTTTGAGAAGCCGCGATCGGTGCCACCCTCGCCAGGTCGTGACCAGGCGGCGTGCGGTACCTCAGAACCCTCAGCCGCCGCCGCCAACGCTTCTTTCGACTACTACAACGTGTCGGACGATGATTCGGAGGAGGCATCTAGAAAGGCAGCCCGTGAGGAGAAGGCCATGGAGGAAGGAGGCACCATGCAGTGGCTCCTAGAGAGGGAGCGCGAACGCGACCTTCAGAGGAAGTTCGAGAAGAACCTGACCTTCCCCTCGGGCCCCAAGGAGAGTGAGAACGGCAGCAGCCAGAAATCGGCCCACTCCACGAGGCTCGATAGCATGGACAGTAGCAGCGTGACCGTGGACAGTGGATTTAATTCGCCACG